A single Musa acuminata AAA Group cultivar baxijiao chromosome BXJ2-1, Cavendish_Baxijiao_AAA, whole genome shotgun sequence DNA region contains:
- the LOC103985487 gene encoding basic leucine zipper 19, with amino-acid sequence MDEGDVDFSNPEVFSGPSAGEDLPSSCSMDSFFDNIFNESQQHSCTHTHTCNPPGPDLSHTHTCLHVHTKILTAAADETAESVEKNSSTKKRSCGNREAVRKYREKKKAHAASLEEEIAQLRLINQQLVKRLQNQAALEAEVARLRCLLVDLRGRIEGEIGTFPYQKPVKGSGDIGSNAFQANLLGDAQVLNSCGFRCDDQVSCLQPGMQGKNIGENGAFNGQGVRHCEIGNIQCMGSSTSGSKNFFGCGRGPARQVDCSSNTTKIEGAHAAEDL; translated from the coding sequence ATGGACGAAGGGGACGTCGATTTCTCTAATCCGGAGGTCTTCTCTGGCCCGAGTGCTGGTGAAGATCTTCCAAGTAGCTGCTCAATGGATAGTTTCTTCGACAACATCTTCAACGAGAGCCAGCAGCATTCATGCACCCATACCCACACTTGCAACCCTCCCGGGCCTGACCTCTCTCACACCCATACTTGCCTCCATGTCCACACCAAAATTCTCACTGCTGCGGCGGATGAGACTGCCGAGTCTGTGGAGAAGAATTCTTCGACAAAGAAAAGGTCTTGCGGTAATCGAGAAGCTGTTCGGAAGTACagggagaagaagaaagctcATGCGGCGTCTCTGGAGGAGGAGATTGCTCAACTAAGATTGATTAATCAGCAACTGGTGAAGAGACTTCAGAACCAAGCTGCCCTCGAAGCTGAGGTTGCAAGGCTGAGATGCTTGCTTGTAGATCTAAGGGGGAGGATTGAAGGAGAGATCGGAACTTTTCCTTATCAGAAACCGGTGAAAGGGAGTGGAGATATTGGTTCCAATGCGTTCCAAGCAAACCTGCTGGGTGATGCCCAGGTTCTAAACTCATGTGGTTTCCGTTGTGACGATCAGGTTTCCTGCCTCCAACCAGGGATGCAAGGAAAGAACATTGGAGAAAATGGTGCATTTAATGGTCAGGGTGTTCGACACTGTGAGATTGGTAACATCCAGTGCATGGGGAGTTCAACCTCTGGATCTAAGAACTTCTTTGGCTGCGGAAGAGGGCCTGCAAGACAAGTTGATTGCTCGTCTAATACCACAAAGatagaag
- the LOC135598477 gene encoding rac-like GTP-binding protein 5: MSASRFIKCVTVGDGAVGKTCMLISYTSNTFPTDYVPTVFDNFSANVVVDGNTVNLGLWDTAGQEDYNRLRPLSYRGADVFLLAFSLISKASYENVAKKWIPELKHYAPGVPIVLVGTKLDLRDDTQFFVDHPSAVPISTAQGEELRKVIGAPAYIECSSKTQQNVKGVFDAAIKVVLQPPKQKKKKRKSQKGCFIM; this comes from the exons ATGAGTGCATCCAGGTTTATAAAGTGCGTCACGGTGGGGGACGGCGCCGTCGGCAAGACCTGCATGCTCATATCGTACACCAGCAACACTTTTCCCACG GATTATGTCCCGACGGTCTTTGACAATTTCAGTGCAAATGTAGTGGTCGATGGCAACACAGTTAATTTAGGTTTGTGGGATACTGCAG GCCAGGAGGACTACAACAGACTAAGGCCTTTGAGCTACCGGGGTGCAGATGTTTTTCTGCTGGCCTTCTCTCTCATAAGTAAAGCCAGCTATGAGAATGTGGCTAAGAAG TGGATTCCTGAATTGAAGCACTATGCGCCTGGTGTGCCCATAGTTCTTGTTGGAACAAAGCTTG ATCTCCGGGATGACACGCAATTTTTTGTAGATCACCCTAGTGCTGTACCAATAAGCACCGCACAG GGGGAAGAGTTGAGGAAGGTAATTGGTGCTCCTGCCTACATCGAATGCAGTTCAAAGACCCAGCAA AATGTCAAGGGAGTTTTTGACGCAGCCATCAAAGTGGTACTTCAACCAcccaagcagaagaagaagaaaaggaagtcgCAGAAGGGTTGCTTCATCATGTGA
- the LOC135598017 gene encoding beta-galactosidase 11-like, whose product MAALQETAATRSLACFFLLLLLLVLPSTDAARQLTDQQGVSYDGRSLIINGRRELLFSGSVHYPRSTPEMWPDIIKKAKEGGLNTIQTYVFWNAHEPLYGQFNFEGRYDLVKFIKLVQAHGMYVTLRIGPFIQAEWNHGGLPYWLREVSNITFRTNNQPYMSHMERFTKMIVQKMNDEKLFAPQGGPIILAQIENEYNNVARAFQGGADYIQWAGNMAVGLNVGVPWVMCKQNNAPGPVINACNGRNCGDTFAGPNHPSKPALWTENWTAQYRVFGDPPSQRSAEDLAYSVARFFSKNGTLTNYYMYHGGTNFGRTGAAFVMTRYYDEAPLDEYGLQKEPKWGHLKDLHNALKLCRKGLLWGTPSVQKFDAGFEARLYEIPESKVCVAFLTNTNAKKDGVVNFRGVEYYLPRHSISILPDCKTVVFNSQQVNSQHNARTFDVAKATKENNQWQMYTEHIPTTRDANVSAKGPLELLNMTKDTTDYLWYTTSFKLDDDDLPMRHDIRPVLQVSNLGHAMHAFVNGKFIGSGHGTKIEKSFVFQKPMDLKAGVNQIAILGLTVGLPDSGAYLEHRLSGVHTVVIQGLNAGTLDLSQNLWRHQVGLTGENLGIFDEQRANAVKWEEAQSDTAVTWYKRYFDAPSGNDPVAVDMNSMGKGQVWINGESIGRFWVSYLSPLGKASQSIYHVPRSFLKPKNNLMVVFEEHGGKPKDIVILTVKRDNICTFVSAQHPAQIGTWSREDSQIRSVVGDAKPEARLKCGEKKVIRSIVFASFGNPDGMCGNFTVGSCHTQQAKSVVEKACLGKESCALPVSAEAYGADAACPGTTATLAVQAKCARKSKKD is encoded by the exons ATGGCAGCGCTGCAGGAGACCGCGGCAACGCGGTCTCTCGCGtgcttctttctcctcctcctcctcctcgtcctgccCAGCACCGACGCGGCCCGCCAACTCACCGACCAACAAGGGGTGTCCTACGACGGCCGCTCGTTGATCATCAATGGGAGGAGAGAGCTGCTCTTCTCGGGGTCGGTCCATTACCCTCGAAGCACTCCTGAG ATGTGGCCGGACATCATCAAGAAGGCTAAGGAAGGCGGGTTGAACACGATCCAAACATATGTCTTCTGGAACGCCCATGAGCCTTTGTATGGCCAG TTCAATTTCGAAGGAAGATATGACTTGGTGAAATTCATCAAGTTGGTGCAAGCGCACGGGATGTATGTGACCCTTCGGATCGGCCCCTTCATTCAAGCAGAATGGAATCATGG AGGGTTGCCTTATTGGCTCAGGGAGGTCTCCAACATCACTTTCCGAACAAACAACCAACCTTACATG TCCCATATGGAAAGGTTTACAAAGATGATTGTGCAAAAGATGAACGATGAGAAGCTATTTGCCCCTCAAGGAGGTCCCATCATTCTAGCACAG ATCGAGAATGAATACAACAATGTGGCACGGGCATTCCAAGGTGGCGCTGATTACATTCAGTGGGCCGGTAACATGGCTGTTGGGCTCAACGTCGGAGTCCCATGGGTGATGTGCAAACAGAACAATGCTCCTGGTCCAGTG ATCAACGCATGCAATGGAAGGAACTGTGGAGATACTTTTGCAGGGCCTAACCATCCGAGCAAGCCTGCCTTGTGGACTGAAAACTGGACTGCTCA ATATAGAGTATTTGGTGACCCACCATCTCAAAGATCAGCAGAGGATCTGGCATACTCTGTGGCACGCTTCTTCTCAAAGAATGGCACACTCACAAACTATTACATG TATCATGGAGGAACCAATTTTGGGAGGACTGGTGCTGCCTTTGTGATGACTAGATACTATGATGAAGCCCCACTCGATGAATATG GTTTGCAGAAAGAGCCCAAATGGGGCCATCTGAAGGACTTACATAATGCGCTGAAGTTGTGCAGGAAGGGATTGCTATGGGGGACTCCTTCTGTCCAAAAATTTGATGCTGGTTTTGAG GCTAGATTGTATGAGATACCTGAGAGTAAAGTTTGTGTTGCCTTCCTAACAAATACCAATGCGAAAAAGGATGGTGTTGTGAATTTCCGAGGTGTGGAGTACTATCTGCCTCGCCACTCCATCAGCATCCTCCCAGACTGTAAGACCGTTGTGTTCAACAGTCAGCAG GTTAATTCTCAGCACAATGCCAGGACATTTGACGTAGCGAAGGCGACAAAGGAGAACAACCAGTGGCAGATGTACACAGAGCATATTCCAACCACCCGTGATGCCAATGTCTCAGCAAAAGGGCCCCTGGAACTTCTGAACATGACCAAGGACACCACAGATTATCTCTGGTACACAACAAG CTTCAAGTTGGACGACGATGATTTACCTATGCGACATGACATCCGCCCTGTGCTCCAAGTATCAAACCTTGGCCATGCTATGCATGCCTTTGTGAATGGCAAATTCATAG GATCTGGACATGGGACCAAAATCGAGAAGAGTTTTGTCTTCCAGAAGCCGATGGATCTGAAAGCAGGAGTCAACCAGATAGCCATTCTGGGATTGACAGTAGGATTGCCG GATAGTGGAGCATACTTGGAACACAGGCTTTCTGGTGTTCATACCGTCGTCATCCAAGGTCTCAATGCCGGCACATTGGATCTGTCGCAGAATCTGTGGAGGCACCAG GTTGGATTGACCGGAGAGAATCTGGGCATTTTCGATGAGCAAAGAGCGAACGCTGTCAAGTGGGAGGAGGCTCAGAGTGACACTGCAGTCACATGGTACAAG AGATACTTCGATGCTCCTTCGGGGAACGACCCGGTCGCCGTGGACATGAACTCCATGGGGAAAGGACAGGTGTGGATCAATGGCGAAAGCATCGGTCGCTTCTGGGTCTCCTACCTCAGTCCTCTCGGCAAGGCTTCTCAGTCAAT CTACCACGTGCCGCGGTCGTTCCTGAAGCCGAAGAACAACCTGATGGTCGTCTTCGAGGAGCACGGGGGGAAGCCGAAGGACATTGTGATCCTAACGGTGAAGCGGGACAACATCTGCACCTTCGTGTCGGCACAGCACCCGGCGCAGATCGGGACGTGGTCGAGGGAGGACAGCCAGATCCGGAGCGTCGTGGGCGACGCCAAGCCGGAGGCCCGCCTCAAGTGCGGGGAGAAGAAGGTGATCCGCTCCATCGTCTTCGCTAGCTTCGGGAACCCCGACGGCATGTGCGGCAACTTCACCGTTGGCAGCTGCCACACGCAGCAGGCCAAGAGCGTGGTCGAGAAG GCCTGCTTGGGGAAGGAGTCCTGCGCACTGCCGGTCTCGGCGGAGGCATACGGCGCGGACGCTGCGTGCCCGGGGACGACGGCCACTCTCGCAGTCCAGGCCAAGTGCGCCCGGAAGAGCAAGAAGGATTGA